The genomic window AACAATAACACTTGCTTTTTTTCTTGAAACATTAAATTTATACATAAATGCTTCTACAGGTACTTCTAATTGATTTATTGCTGATGATACAGCAGCAAATATTACACTTAAAAAGAATATTCCAGCTAAAATTTTTCCTCCAGCTATTTGAGAGAAAATTGCTGGTACTGTGATAAATAATAACCCTGGCCCAGCTCCTGGATTATGTCCTAAAGCAAAGGCAGCAGGAATAATTACAAATCCAGCCAATAAAGCTGCTATAGTATCTAATATACAAGTGTGAAATACTCCATTTGTAATATCCATATTGTCATCTACATAACTTCCATAGACAAGTAAAGCTGAACCACTAAGTCCAACAGTAAAGAAAGATTGTCCTAAAGCCATAACCCAAGTCATTGGATTTGCTAATGCTTCCCATTTTGGAGTAAGTAAATATTTTATTCCTTCTGTAGCTCCTGGTAAAGTTAAAGATTTTATCATAAGCCCTATAAAAATAATAAACATTAAAGGCATTATAATCTTATTTAATTTTTCTATTCCTTTAACAACTCCTAAAGAAATAACTCCAATACTTATTATACCAGCTAATATATGCCAAATAATTGAATCAGATGTTCCTACAAAATTACCAAAATATTCTGCATAATTAACATTGTTCATATCTATAGTTACATAAGAATAAAAATATTTTATTATCCATCCAAAAACAATTACATAGAATGTAAAAATTCCTGAAACAGATATTACTGAAATAAGAGGTAAATATTTAGCAAAAGGAAATTTTTTCTCTTGCATAAGTTCAGAAACTCCCATTACCCCTTTTTTTATCATTCTTCCAAAAGAAATTTCTGATATAAGTCCAATATAAGCAAAGAAAGCCATAAATAAGAAATATGGAATAAGGAAAGCTCCTCCACCAAAAGTACCTAATTTCCAAGAGAACATCCAAATGTTTCCAAGCCCTACAGCTGCTCCTACACATGATAGAATGAACCCAAGTCGGTTACTAAATTTTTCTCTTTTCTCTTTCATTTTTCAGTCCTCCATTAAAATTAAAATTATATATAAAAAAATGACTATC from Fusobacterium perfoetens ATCC 29250 includes these protein-coding regions:
- a CDS encoding sodium-dependent transporter, with the protein product MKEKREKFSNRLGFILSCVGAAVGLGNIWMFSWKLGTFGGGAFLIPYFLFMAFFAYIGLISEISFGRMIKKGVMGVSELMQEKKFPFAKYLPLISVISVSGIFTFYVIVFGWIIKYFYSYVTIDMNNVNYAEYFGNFVGTSDSIIWHILAGIISIGVISLGVVKGIEKLNKIIMPLMFIIFIGLMIKSLTLPGATEGIKYLLTPKWEALANPMTWVMALGQSFFTVGLSGSALLVYGSYVDDNMDITNGVFHTCILDTIAALLAGFVIIPAAFALGHNPGAGPGLLFITVPAIFSQIAGGKILAGIFFLSVIFAAVSSAINQLEVPVEAFMYKFNVSRKKASVIVGTILVLIGIPLDLNMNLFGKFADFMSVILIPLGALIVLFFYYFFMDNQKIIDEIDKGATSKKGKYVLAIGKYLFVPGTALVLILGMIYGSIG